DNA from Podospora pseudopauciseta strain CBS 411.78 chromosome 5 map unlocalized CBS411.78m_5, whole genome shotgun sequence:
CCCAAAAACCTTGGTCATGCTCAACTCACGTGTCACCACGTCGCTCTTGCAGCATCCAACCTCCGCCGCTATCCGACGCGCTTTTATCTCCAGTTCCagctccccttcctcctcttttctctcttctccttttgtCAGGTCCGGACCGTTGCGCTTTCCCACACCAACAGccacaaccccttccctcctgCGTCATTGCTCCTCTGACTCCCACTCTTCGTCATTATCATCAAACCCAAAGTCCAAACtccccaacgccaaccccTCATCGGACAAATCCACCTGGCGCGCCATGGCCGAAAAGGACATCAGCCGCTACCTCCGCCAAACCCACGACCGCGTGTTCGAGCACAACCGTGCCTGggccgccgagaagaagaaggccgaccCCGACTTCttcgccaacctctccgccgGCCAAACACCAGAGTACCTCTGGATAGGATGTTCCGATTCCCGCATTCCCGCCGAGCAAATCACCGGCCTCGAACCCGGTGACGCGTTTGTCCACCGCAACATCGCCAACCTGGTCTGCAACACCGATCTTAACGTCATGGCCGTCATCAACTACGCTGTCCGCCACTTGAAGGTGAAGCACATTGTTGTGTGCGGGCACTATGGCTGCGGCGGTGTAAAGGCTGCCATGTCGGCCAAGGATCTGGGGATTTTGAACCCCTGGTTGAGAAATATCAGAGATGTGTACAGGCTGCAtgagaaggagctgga
Protein-coding regions in this window:
- a CDS encoding uncharacterized protein (EggNog:ENOG503NY5B; COG:P), with protein sequence MLNSRVTTSLLQHPTSAAIRRAFISSSSSPSSSFLSSPFVRSGPLRFPTPTATTPSLLRHCSSDSHSSSLSSNPKSKLPNANPSSDKSTWRAMAEKDISRYLRQTHDRVFEHNRAWAAEKKKADPDFFANLSAGQTPEYLWIGCSDSRIPAEQITGLEPGDAFVHRNIANLVCNTDLNVMAVINYAVRHLKVKHIVVCGHYGCGGVKAAMSAKDLGILNPWLRNIRDVYRLHEKELDAIPNEEERYNRLVELNVIEQCKNVVKTAGVQQSYAENSFPIVHGWVFGFNDGLLRDLQIDFEGMLKDIQKIYNLTES